A part of Synchiropus splendidus isolate RoL2022-P1 chromosome 19, RoL_Sspl_1.0, whole genome shotgun sequence genomic DNA contains:
- the ap5z1 gene encoding AP-5 complex subunit zeta-1 isoform X2, whose amino-acid sequence MCSVCHGTVESHVISLRTPLGRALFTFRHRIDGLISRQMYSVGSERLIQQAREIQESELQRFYSRLVKQLQAKELGHEAVDSLQRLHLILSACKDSRMLPSDLQKRLLSLLSSPSEQIQVLTSAVLRETLPLSGQEVNYSSMNSHSAAMLLSQAASGAELSSLCSHLLSRLDGRSPDSQAPTVTHTLPILNVLLTHSPESLSEDHVTLLCKKLVDWLRYASITQGGGASTGGFFTGSRSRQPVPTAELDGSVSGDFFTVLCVGQGFTEDQWMNVYSFSMLRHWLLTFHGAASGPMAADLDDRSEVDGSLVSMVSATSSSSRLLPPKERLREKTLQYCLRLIEQSDRKAQKRIDVELQKVCLVEAVCILDGVCEEDPSLVYRAFPCIKALFSRLNTDLSFARVLLPIAQFYLHHGEMAAVECESVWKLVFGRFPAELFNDPFLAHELLRFLRVNVKSLELRVPLYTRSFPNLLKFLAWDSAAVVEDFVDLLPSLVTPGTAVELLHTLLDLPCLSATLILQLRSASLAISEQGGRTFRSLDAFRNPTLRGLFLFLLRGESGSGLLSLYYHHAEESHVKSEVWLDPSVAAAVVALGFGQTAVLWGLEHMARTNLGPGGSSSARSCLAGDTIDRLSSLHSLLSEAAEWPRVLQCSQVVPPLLHIYFDAVVAVADERLLAHLLQVQLERSSLLLNVPKYIQQVHRVFSCHLLRLCKLHPSLVVDQSHELLEFGGTSANVYKKEELYTHVVWVLGEYLSASCDSRCSVSLITACFEALEAVLFEITSSSPPPGSDCPAPRVITTLMSALAKLASRSHDLIPRVSLFLSKLRSGSRASPVWCPDEEDLDAIVTLGEELWSLLKSPGVAQSVLTPPPQLSTPQWHRDINVATPLQLRALTGLTPSP is encoded by the exons ATGTGTTCTGTTTGTCACGGAACTGTCGAGAGTCATGTGATTTCTCTCCGGACGCCGTTAGGCCGCGCACTGTTTACCTTCCGTCACAGGATTGACGGACTTATTTCTCGCCAAATGTATTCTGTTGGTTCAGAGCGTTTAATTCAGCAAGCGAG GGAGATCCAGGAGTCTGAGCTGCAGAGGTTCTACAGCAGGCTGGTGAAGCAGCTGCAGGCGAAGGAGCTCGGTCATGAGGCTGTGGACTCCCTGCAGAGGCTGCACCTCATCCTGTCCGCGTGCAAAGACTCGAGGAT GCTGCCCTCGGATCTTCAGAAGAGGCTCTTGAGCCTTCTGTCTTCACCATCAGAGCAGATTCAGGTGCTGACCTCCGCTGTGCTGAGAGAAACACTGCCTCTCTCTGGTCAGGAAGTGAACTACAGCTCGATGAACAGCCACTCTGCAGCCATGCTGCTCTCCCAG GCTGCATCGGGAGCCGAACTCTCATCTCTGTGCAGTCACCTCCTCAGCAGGCTGGACGGCAGGTCCCCAGACAGCCAGGCtcccacagtcacacacacgctgcCCATCCTCAACGTCCTCCTCACTCACAGCCCAGAGAGCCTCAGCGAAG ATCATGTGACTCTCCTTTGCAAGAAGCTGGTGGATTGGCTGCGCTATGCCAGCATCACACAGGGAGGCGGAGCTTCCACCGGAGGCTTTTTCACAGGATCCAGGTCACGTCAG CCGGTGCCCACAGCAGAGCTGGACGGCTCGGTGTCGGGAGACTTCTTCACCGTCCTGTGTGTGGGGCAAGGCTTCACTGAGGACCAGTGGATGAACGTCTATTCCTTCTCCATGCTGCGCCACTGGCTCCTCACCTTCCATGGTGCAGCCAGCGGCCCAATGGCGGCAGACCTCG ACGACCGCTCAGAAGTGGACGGCTCGCTGGTCTCCATGGTCtccgccacctcctcctccagccgccTGCTGCCTCCCAAGGAGCGTCTGAGAGAGAAGACGCTGCAGTACTGCCTGCGTCTCATCGAGCAGAGCGACCGCA AGGCGCAGAAGCGCATCGACGTGGAGCTGCAGAAAGTG TGCCTGGTGGAGGCGGTGTGCATCCTGGatggtgtgtgtgaggaagaccCCTCGCTGGTCTACCGAGCCTTCCCCTGCATCAAGGCCCTCTTCAGCCGGCTCAACACCGACCTGTCCTTCGCCAGAGTCCTGCTGCCCATCGCCCAGTTCTACCTGCATCACG GTGAGATGGCAGCagtggagtgtgagagtgtgtggaaGCTGGTGTTTGGCCGCTTCCCCGCCGAGCTTTTCAATGACCCCTTCCTGGCCCACGAGCTCCTACGCTTCCTCCGAGTCAACGTGAAGAGCCTGGAGCTGCGGGTCCCCCTCTACACCCGCTCCTTCCCAAACCTGCTGAAG ttCTTGGCCTGGGACAGTGCGGCTGTTGTGGAGGACTTTGTCGACCTGCTGCCCTCTCTGGTGACCCCTGGAACTGCAGTGGAGCTGCTGCACACCCTGCTGGACCTGCCGTGCCTCAGCGCCACGCTCATCCTGCAGCTCAG GTCAGCCAGCCTGGCCATCTCTGAGCAGGGGGGCCGGACCTTCAGGTCCCTGGATGCCTTTCGCAACCCAACCCTGAGAGGACTCTTCCTTTTCCTGCTACGAGGAGAATCAGGATCAGGTTTATTAAGCCTTTACTACCATCATGCTGAGGAATCTCATGTGAAGAGCGAGGTGTGGTTGGATCcgtctgtggctgctgctgtggtggctCTGGGGTTTGGGCAGACTGCTGTGCTGTGGGGTCTGGAGCACATGGCCAGGACAAACCTTGGTCCCGGTGGCTCCAGCTCTGCTCGATCCTGTCTTGCAGGCGACACCATCGACCGCCTCAGCTCCCTCCACAGTCTCCTCTCTGAAGCGGCCGAGTGGCCCCGGGTGCTCCAGTGTTCCCAGGTTGTCCCGCCGCTGCTGCACATCTACTTCGACGCCGTGGTGGCG GTCGCCGACGAGCGGCTGCTGGctcacctgctgcaggtgcagctGGAACGCAGTAGTCTGCTGCTGAACGTGCCCAAGTACATCCAGCAGGTTCACAG AGTGTTCAGCTGCCATCTGCTGAGACTATGCAAGCTCCACCCGTCTCTGGTGGTGGACCAGTCTCACGAACTGCTGGAGTTTGGCGGCACCTCGGCCAACGTCTACAAGAAAGAGGAGCTCTACACACACGTG GTCTGGGTCCTGGGGGAGTACCTGTCTGCGTCATGCGACTCTCGCTGCTCGGTGTCCCTCATCACGGCCTGCTTCGAGGCGCTGGAGGCCGTGCTGTTCGAGATCACCTCCTCGTCGCCGCCCCCGGGTTCAGACTGCCCGGCGCCTCGAGTCATCACCACGCTCATGAGTGCCTTGGCCAAGTTGGCGtcccggtcacatgacctcatccCCAG AGTGTCGCTCTTCCTCTCCAAGCTGAGGTCCGGGTCCAGAGCCAGTCCAGTCTGGTGCCCCGACGAGGAGGACCTGGACGCCATTGTGACACTGGGAGAAGAGCTGTGGTCCCTGCTGAAGAGCCCTGGGGTGGCTCAGAGCGTGCTGACCCCCCCGCCTCAGCTCTCCACTCCCCAGTGGCACCGGGACATCAACGTGGCCACGCCCCTACAGCTGCGGGCCCTGACCGGCCTCACGCCCTCGCCGTGA
- the ap5z1 gene encoding AP-5 complex subunit zeta-1 isoform X4, protein MCSVCHGTVESHVISLRTPLGRALFTFRHRIDGLISRQMYSVGSERLIQQAREIQESELQRFYSRLVKQLQAKELGHEAVDSLQRLHLILSACKDSRMLPSDLQKRLLSLLSSPSEQIQVLTSAVLRETLPLSGQEVNYSSMNSHSAAMLLSQAASGAELSSLCSHLLSRLDGRSPDSQAPTVTHTLPILNVLLTHSPESLSEDHVTLLCKKLVDWLRYASITQGGGASTGGFFTGSRSRQPVPTAELDGSVSGDFFTVLCVGQGFTEDQWMNVYSFSMLRHWLLTFHGAASGPMAADLDDRSEVDGSLVSMVSATSSSSRLLPPKERLREKTLQYCLRLIEQSDRKAQKRIDVELQKVCLVEAVCILDGVCEEDPSLVYRAFPCIKALFSRLNTDLSFARVLLPIAQFYLHHGEMAAVECESVWKLVFGRFPAELFNDPFLAHELLRFLRVNVKSLELRVPLYTRSFPNLLKFLAWDSAAVVEDFVDLLPSLVTPGTAVELLHTLLDLPCLSATLILQLRSASLAISEQGGRTFRSLDAFRNPTLRGLFLFLLRGESGSGDTIDRLSSLHSLLSEAAEWPRVLQCSQVVPPLLHIYFDAVVAVADERLLAHLLQVQLERSSLLLNVPKYIQQVHRVFSCHLLRLCKLHPSLVVDQSHELLEFGGTSANVYKKEELYTHVVWVLGEYLSASCDSRCSVSLITACFEALEAVLFEITSSSPPPGSDCPAPRVITTLMSALAKLASRSHDLIPRVSLFLSKLRSGSRASPVWCPDEEDLDAIVTLGEELWSLLKSPGVAQSVLTPPPQLSTPQWHRDINVATPLQLRALTGLTPSP, encoded by the exons ATGTGTTCTGTTTGTCACGGAACTGTCGAGAGTCATGTGATTTCTCTCCGGACGCCGTTAGGCCGCGCACTGTTTACCTTCCGTCACAGGATTGACGGACTTATTTCTCGCCAAATGTATTCTGTTGGTTCAGAGCGTTTAATTCAGCAAGCGAG GGAGATCCAGGAGTCTGAGCTGCAGAGGTTCTACAGCAGGCTGGTGAAGCAGCTGCAGGCGAAGGAGCTCGGTCATGAGGCTGTGGACTCCCTGCAGAGGCTGCACCTCATCCTGTCCGCGTGCAAAGACTCGAGGAT GCTGCCCTCGGATCTTCAGAAGAGGCTCTTGAGCCTTCTGTCTTCACCATCAGAGCAGATTCAGGTGCTGACCTCCGCTGTGCTGAGAGAAACACTGCCTCTCTCTGGTCAGGAAGTGAACTACAGCTCGATGAACAGCCACTCTGCAGCCATGCTGCTCTCCCAG GCTGCATCGGGAGCCGAACTCTCATCTCTGTGCAGTCACCTCCTCAGCAGGCTGGACGGCAGGTCCCCAGACAGCCAGGCtcccacagtcacacacacgctgcCCATCCTCAACGTCCTCCTCACTCACAGCCCAGAGAGCCTCAGCGAAG ATCATGTGACTCTCCTTTGCAAGAAGCTGGTGGATTGGCTGCGCTATGCCAGCATCACACAGGGAGGCGGAGCTTCCACCGGAGGCTTTTTCACAGGATCCAGGTCACGTCAG CCGGTGCCCACAGCAGAGCTGGACGGCTCGGTGTCGGGAGACTTCTTCACCGTCCTGTGTGTGGGGCAAGGCTTCACTGAGGACCAGTGGATGAACGTCTATTCCTTCTCCATGCTGCGCCACTGGCTCCTCACCTTCCATGGTGCAGCCAGCGGCCCAATGGCGGCAGACCTCG ACGACCGCTCAGAAGTGGACGGCTCGCTGGTCTCCATGGTCtccgccacctcctcctccagccgccTGCTGCCTCCCAAGGAGCGTCTGAGAGAGAAGACGCTGCAGTACTGCCTGCGTCTCATCGAGCAGAGCGACCGCA AGGCGCAGAAGCGCATCGACGTGGAGCTGCAGAAAGTG TGCCTGGTGGAGGCGGTGTGCATCCTGGatggtgtgtgtgaggaagaccCCTCGCTGGTCTACCGAGCCTTCCCCTGCATCAAGGCCCTCTTCAGCCGGCTCAACACCGACCTGTCCTTCGCCAGAGTCCTGCTGCCCATCGCCCAGTTCTACCTGCATCACG GTGAGATGGCAGCagtggagtgtgagagtgtgtggaaGCTGGTGTTTGGCCGCTTCCCCGCCGAGCTTTTCAATGACCCCTTCCTGGCCCACGAGCTCCTACGCTTCCTCCGAGTCAACGTGAAGAGCCTGGAGCTGCGGGTCCCCCTCTACACCCGCTCCTTCCCAAACCTGCTGAAG ttCTTGGCCTGGGACAGTGCGGCTGTTGTGGAGGACTTTGTCGACCTGCTGCCCTCTCTGGTGACCCCTGGAACTGCAGTGGAGCTGCTGCACACCCTGCTGGACCTGCCGTGCCTCAGCGCCACGCTCATCCTGCAGCTCAG GTCAGCCAGCCTGGCCATCTCTGAGCAGGGGGGCCGGACCTTCAGGTCCCTGGATGCCTTTCGCAACCCAACCCTGAGAGGACTCTTCCTTTTCCTGCTACGAGGAGAATCAGGATCAG GCGACACCATCGACCGCCTCAGCTCCCTCCACAGTCTCCTCTCTGAAGCGGCCGAGTGGCCCCGGGTGCTCCAGTGTTCCCAGGTTGTCCCGCCGCTGCTGCACATCTACTTCGACGCCGTGGTGGCG GTCGCCGACGAGCGGCTGCTGGctcacctgctgcaggtgcagctGGAACGCAGTAGTCTGCTGCTGAACGTGCCCAAGTACATCCAGCAGGTTCACAG AGTGTTCAGCTGCCATCTGCTGAGACTATGCAAGCTCCACCCGTCTCTGGTGGTGGACCAGTCTCACGAACTGCTGGAGTTTGGCGGCACCTCGGCCAACGTCTACAAGAAAGAGGAGCTCTACACACACGTG GTCTGGGTCCTGGGGGAGTACCTGTCTGCGTCATGCGACTCTCGCTGCTCGGTGTCCCTCATCACGGCCTGCTTCGAGGCGCTGGAGGCCGTGCTGTTCGAGATCACCTCCTCGTCGCCGCCCCCGGGTTCAGACTGCCCGGCGCCTCGAGTCATCACCACGCTCATGAGTGCCTTGGCCAAGTTGGCGtcccggtcacatgacctcatccCCAG AGTGTCGCTCTTCCTCTCCAAGCTGAGGTCCGGGTCCAGAGCCAGTCCAGTCTGGTGCCCCGACGAGGAGGACCTGGACGCCATTGTGACACTGGGAGAAGAGCTGTGGTCCCTGCTGAAGAGCCCTGGGGTGGCTCAGAGCGTGCTGACCCCCCCGCCTCAGCTCTCCACTCCCCAGTGGCACCGGGACATCAACGTGGCCACGCCCCTACAGCTGCGGGCCCTGACCGGCCTCACGCCCTCGCCGTGA
- the ap5z1 gene encoding AP-5 complex subunit zeta-1 isoform X1, producing the protein MCSVCHGTVESHVISLRTPLGRALFTFRHRIDGLISRQMYSVGSERLIQQAREIQESELQRFYSRLVKQLQAKELGHEAVDSLQRLHLILSACKDSRMLPSDLQKRLLSLLSSPSEQIQVLTSAVLRETLPLSGQEVNYSSMNSHSAAMLLSQAASGAELSSLCSHLLSRLDGRSPDSQAPTVTHTLPILNVLLTHSPESLSEDHVTLLCKKLVDWLRYASITQGGGASTGGFFTGSRSRQPVPTAELDGSVSGDFFTVLCVGQGFTEDQWMNVYSFSMLRHWLLTFHGAASGPMAADLASWLQLSLSLSHSCAPDDRSEVDGSLVSMVSATSSSSRLLPPKERLREKTLQYCLRLIEQSDRKAQKRIDVELQKVCLVEAVCILDGVCEEDPSLVYRAFPCIKALFSRLNTDLSFARVLLPIAQFYLHHGEMAAVECESVWKLVFGRFPAELFNDPFLAHELLRFLRVNVKSLELRVPLYTRSFPNLLKFLAWDSAAVVEDFVDLLPSLVTPGTAVELLHTLLDLPCLSATLILQLRSASLAISEQGGRTFRSLDAFRNPTLRGLFLFLLRGESGSGLLSLYYHHAEESHVKSEVWLDPSVAAAVVALGFGQTAVLWGLEHMARTNLGPGGSSSARSCLAGDTIDRLSSLHSLLSEAAEWPRVLQCSQVVPPLLHIYFDAVVAVADERLLAHLLQVQLERSSLLLNVPKYIQQVHRVFSCHLLRLCKLHPSLVVDQSHELLEFGGTSANVYKKEELYTHVVWVLGEYLSASCDSRCSVSLITACFEALEAVLFEITSSSPPPGSDCPAPRVITTLMSALAKLASRSHDLIPRVSLFLSKLRSGSRASPVWCPDEEDLDAIVTLGEELWSLLKSPGVAQSVLTPPPQLSTPQWHRDINVATPLQLRALTGLTPSP; encoded by the exons ATGTGTTCTGTTTGTCACGGAACTGTCGAGAGTCATGTGATTTCTCTCCGGACGCCGTTAGGCCGCGCACTGTTTACCTTCCGTCACAGGATTGACGGACTTATTTCTCGCCAAATGTATTCTGTTGGTTCAGAGCGTTTAATTCAGCAAGCGAG GGAGATCCAGGAGTCTGAGCTGCAGAGGTTCTACAGCAGGCTGGTGAAGCAGCTGCAGGCGAAGGAGCTCGGTCATGAGGCTGTGGACTCCCTGCAGAGGCTGCACCTCATCCTGTCCGCGTGCAAAGACTCGAGGAT GCTGCCCTCGGATCTTCAGAAGAGGCTCTTGAGCCTTCTGTCTTCACCATCAGAGCAGATTCAGGTGCTGACCTCCGCTGTGCTGAGAGAAACACTGCCTCTCTCTGGTCAGGAAGTGAACTACAGCTCGATGAACAGCCACTCTGCAGCCATGCTGCTCTCCCAG GCTGCATCGGGAGCCGAACTCTCATCTCTGTGCAGTCACCTCCTCAGCAGGCTGGACGGCAGGTCCCCAGACAGCCAGGCtcccacagtcacacacacgctgcCCATCCTCAACGTCCTCCTCACTCACAGCCCAGAGAGCCTCAGCGAAG ATCATGTGACTCTCCTTTGCAAGAAGCTGGTGGATTGGCTGCGCTATGCCAGCATCACACAGGGAGGCGGAGCTTCCACCGGAGGCTTTTTCACAGGATCCAGGTCACGTCAG CCGGTGCCCACAGCAGAGCTGGACGGCTCGGTGTCGGGAGACTTCTTCACCGTCCTGTGTGTGGGGCAAGGCTTCACTGAGGACCAGTGGATGAACGTCTATTCCTTCTCCATGCTGCGCCACTGGCTCCTCACCTTCCATGGTGCAGCCAGCGGCCCAATGGCGGCAGACCTCG CCAGCTGGCTGCAGCTCAGCCTGTCGCTCTCCCACTCCTGCGCCCCTG ACGACCGCTCAGAAGTGGACGGCTCGCTGGTCTCCATGGTCtccgccacctcctcctccagccgccTGCTGCCTCCCAAGGAGCGTCTGAGAGAGAAGACGCTGCAGTACTGCCTGCGTCTCATCGAGCAGAGCGACCGCA AGGCGCAGAAGCGCATCGACGTGGAGCTGCAGAAAGTG TGCCTGGTGGAGGCGGTGTGCATCCTGGatggtgtgtgtgaggaagaccCCTCGCTGGTCTACCGAGCCTTCCCCTGCATCAAGGCCCTCTTCAGCCGGCTCAACACCGACCTGTCCTTCGCCAGAGTCCTGCTGCCCATCGCCCAGTTCTACCTGCATCACG GTGAGATGGCAGCagtggagtgtgagagtgtgtggaaGCTGGTGTTTGGCCGCTTCCCCGCCGAGCTTTTCAATGACCCCTTCCTGGCCCACGAGCTCCTACGCTTCCTCCGAGTCAACGTGAAGAGCCTGGAGCTGCGGGTCCCCCTCTACACCCGCTCCTTCCCAAACCTGCTGAAG ttCTTGGCCTGGGACAGTGCGGCTGTTGTGGAGGACTTTGTCGACCTGCTGCCCTCTCTGGTGACCCCTGGAACTGCAGTGGAGCTGCTGCACACCCTGCTGGACCTGCCGTGCCTCAGCGCCACGCTCATCCTGCAGCTCAG GTCAGCCAGCCTGGCCATCTCTGAGCAGGGGGGCCGGACCTTCAGGTCCCTGGATGCCTTTCGCAACCCAACCCTGAGAGGACTCTTCCTTTTCCTGCTACGAGGAGAATCAGGATCAGGTTTATTAAGCCTTTACTACCATCATGCTGAGGAATCTCATGTGAAGAGCGAGGTGTGGTTGGATCcgtctgtggctgctgctgtggtggctCTGGGGTTTGGGCAGACTGCTGTGCTGTGGGGTCTGGAGCACATGGCCAGGACAAACCTTGGTCCCGGTGGCTCCAGCTCTGCTCGATCCTGTCTTGCAGGCGACACCATCGACCGCCTCAGCTCCCTCCACAGTCTCCTCTCTGAAGCGGCCGAGTGGCCCCGGGTGCTCCAGTGTTCCCAGGTTGTCCCGCCGCTGCTGCACATCTACTTCGACGCCGTGGTGGCG GTCGCCGACGAGCGGCTGCTGGctcacctgctgcaggtgcagctGGAACGCAGTAGTCTGCTGCTGAACGTGCCCAAGTACATCCAGCAGGTTCACAG AGTGTTCAGCTGCCATCTGCTGAGACTATGCAAGCTCCACCCGTCTCTGGTGGTGGACCAGTCTCACGAACTGCTGGAGTTTGGCGGCACCTCGGCCAACGTCTACAAGAAAGAGGAGCTCTACACACACGTG GTCTGGGTCCTGGGGGAGTACCTGTCTGCGTCATGCGACTCTCGCTGCTCGGTGTCCCTCATCACGGCCTGCTTCGAGGCGCTGGAGGCCGTGCTGTTCGAGATCACCTCCTCGTCGCCGCCCCCGGGTTCAGACTGCCCGGCGCCTCGAGTCATCACCACGCTCATGAGTGCCTTGGCCAAGTTGGCGtcccggtcacatgacctcatccCCAG AGTGTCGCTCTTCCTCTCCAAGCTGAGGTCCGGGTCCAGAGCCAGTCCAGTCTGGTGCCCCGACGAGGAGGACCTGGACGCCATTGTGACACTGGGAGAAGAGCTGTGGTCCCTGCTGAAGAGCCCTGGGGTGGCTCAGAGCGTGCTGACCCCCCCGCCTCAGCTCTCCACTCCCCAGTGGCACCGGGACATCAACGTGGCCACGCCCCTACAGCTGCGGGCCCTGACCGGCCTCACGCCCTCGCCGTGA
- the ap5z1 gene encoding AP-5 complex subunit zeta-1 isoform X3, whose translation MCSVCHGTVESHVISLRTPLGRALFTFRHRIDGLISRQMYSVGSERLIQQAREIQESELQRFYSRLVKQLQAKELGHEAVDSLQRLHLILSACKDSRMLPSDLQKRLLSLLSSPSEQIQVLTSAVLRETLPLSGQEVNYSSMNSHSAAMLLSQAASGAELSSLCSHLLSRLDGRSPDSQAPTVTHTLPILNVLLTHSPESLSEDHVTLLCKKLVDWLRYASITQGGGASTGGFFTGSRSRQPVPTAELDGSVSGDFFTVLCVGQGFTEDQWMNVYSFSMLRHWLLTFHGAASGPMAADLASWLQLSLSLSHSCAPDDRSEVDGSLVSMVSATSSSSRLLPPKERLREKTLQYCLRLIEQSDRKAQKRIDVELQKVCLVEAVCILDGVCEEDPSLVYRAFPCIKALFSRLNTDLSFARVLLPIAQFYLHHGEMAAVECESVWKLVFGRFPAELFNDPFLAHELLRFLRVNVKSLELRVPLYTRSFPNLLKFLAWDSAAVVEDFVDLLPSLVTPGTAVELLHTLLDLPCLSATLILQLRSASLAISEQGGRTFRSLDAFRNPTLRGLFLFLLRGESGSGDTIDRLSSLHSLLSEAAEWPRVLQCSQVVPPLLHIYFDAVVAVADERLLAHLLQVQLERSSLLLNVPKYIQQVHRVFSCHLLRLCKLHPSLVVDQSHELLEFGGTSANVYKKEELYTHVVWVLGEYLSASCDSRCSVSLITACFEALEAVLFEITSSSPPPGSDCPAPRVITTLMSALAKLASRSHDLIPRVSLFLSKLRSGSRASPVWCPDEEDLDAIVTLGEELWSLLKSPGVAQSVLTPPPQLSTPQWHRDINVATPLQLRALTGLTPSP comes from the exons ATGTGTTCTGTTTGTCACGGAACTGTCGAGAGTCATGTGATTTCTCTCCGGACGCCGTTAGGCCGCGCACTGTTTACCTTCCGTCACAGGATTGACGGACTTATTTCTCGCCAAATGTATTCTGTTGGTTCAGAGCGTTTAATTCAGCAAGCGAG GGAGATCCAGGAGTCTGAGCTGCAGAGGTTCTACAGCAGGCTGGTGAAGCAGCTGCAGGCGAAGGAGCTCGGTCATGAGGCTGTGGACTCCCTGCAGAGGCTGCACCTCATCCTGTCCGCGTGCAAAGACTCGAGGAT GCTGCCCTCGGATCTTCAGAAGAGGCTCTTGAGCCTTCTGTCTTCACCATCAGAGCAGATTCAGGTGCTGACCTCCGCTGTGCTGAGAGAAACACTGCCTCTCTCTGGTCAGGAAGTGAACTACAGCTCGATGAACAGCCACTCTGCAGCCATGCTGCTCTCCCAG GCTGCATCGGGAGCCGAACTCTCATCTCTGTGCAGTCACCTCCTCAGCAGGCTGGACGGCAGGTCCCCAGACAGCCAGGCtcccacagtcacacacacgctgcCCATCCTCAACGTCCTCCTCACTCACAGCCCAGAGAGCCTCAGCGAAG ATCATGTGACTCTCCTTTGCAAGAAGCTGGTGGATTGGCTGCGCTATGCCAGCATCACACAGGGAGGCGGAGCTTCCACCGGAGGCTTTTTCACAGGATCCAGGTCACGTCAG CCGGTGCCCACAGCAGAGCTGGACGGCTCGGTGTCGGGAGACTTCTTCACCGTCCTGTGTGTGGGGCAAGGCTTCACTGAGGACCAGTGGATGAACGTCTATTCCTTCTCCATGCTGCGCCACTGGCTCCTCACCTTCCATGGTGCAGCCAGCGGCCCAATGGCGGCAGACCTCG CCAGCTGGCTGCAGCTCAGCCTGTCGCTCTCCCACTCCTGCGCCCCTG ACGACCGCTCAGAAGTGGACGGCTCGCTGGTCTCCATGGTCtccgccacctcctcctccagccgccTGCTGCCTCCCAAGGAGCGTCTGAGAGAGAAGACGCTGCAGTACTGCCTGCGTCTCATCGAGCAGAGCGACCGCA AGGCGCAGAAGCGCATCGACGTGGAGCTGCAGAAAGTG TGCCTGGTGGAGGCGGTGTGCATCCTGGatggtgtgtgtgaggaagaccCCTCGCTGGTCTACCGAGCCTTCCCCTGCATCAAGGCCCTCTTCAGCCGGCTCAACACCGACCTGTCCTTCGCCAGAGTCCTGCTGCCCATCGCCCAGTTCTACCTGCATCACG GTGAGATGGCAGCagtggagtgtgagagtgtgtggaaGCTGGTGTTTGGCCGCTTCCCCGCCGAGCTTTTCAATGACCCCTTCCTGGCCCACGAGCTCCTACGCTTCCTCCGAGTCAACGTGAAGAGCCTGGAGCTGCGGGTCCCCCTCTACACCCGCTCCTTCCCAAACCTGCTGAAG ttCTTGGCCTGGGACAGTGCGGCTGTTGTGGAGGACTTTGTCGACCTGCTGCCCTCTCTGGTGACCCCTGGAACTGCAGTGGAGCTGCTGCACACCCTGCTGGACCTGCCGTGCCTCAGCGCCACGCTCATCCTGCAGCTCAG GTCAGCCAGCCTGGCCATCTCTGAGCAGGGGGGCCGGACCTTCAGGTCCCTGGATGCCTTTCGCAACCCAACCCTGAGAGGACTCTTCCTTTTCCTGCTACGAGGAGAATCAGGATCAG GCGACACCATCGACCGCCTCAGCTCCCTCCACAGTCTCCTCTCTGAAGCGGCCGAGTGGCCCCGGGTGCTCCAGTGTTCCCAGGTTGTCCCGCCGCTGCTGCACATCTACTTCGACGCCGTGGTGGCG GTCGCCGACGAGCGGCTGCTGGctcacctgctgcaggtgcagctGGAACGCAGTAGTCTGCTGCTGAACGTGCCCAAGTACATCCAGCAGGTTCACAG AGTGTTCAGCTGCCATCTGCTGAGACTATGCAAGCTCCACCCGTCTCTGGTGGTGGACCAGTCTCACGAACTGCTGGAGTTTGGCGGCACCTCGGCCAACGTCTACAAGAAAGAGGAGCTCTACACACACGTG GTCTGGGTCCTGGGGGAGTACCTGTCTGCGTCATGCGACTCTCGCTGCTCGGTGTCCCTCATCACGGCCTGCTTCGAGGCGCTGGAGGCCGTGCTGTTCGAGATCACCTCCTCGTCGCCGCCCCCGGGTTCAGACTGCCCGGCGCCTCGAGTCATCACCACGCTCATGAGTGCCTTGGCCAAGTTGGCGtcccggtcacatgacctcatccCCAG AGTGTCGCTCTTCCTCTCCAAGCTGAGGTCCGGGTCCAGAGCCAGTCCAGTCTGGTGCCCCGACGAGGAGGACCTGGACGCCATTGTGACACTGGGAGAAGAGCTGTGGTCCCTGCTGAAGAGCCCTGGGGTGGCTCAGAGCGTGCTGACCCCCCCGCCTCAGCTCTCCACTCCCCAGTGGCACCGGGACATCAACGTGGCCACGCCCCTACAGCTGCGGGCCCTGACCGGCCTCACGCCCTCGCCGTGA